A region of Halosolutus amylolyticus DNA encodes the following proteins:
- a CDS encoding UPF0146 family protein, which yields MSHSRRNLRPMRDYLCDYERVVEVGIGRRTDLAAALAQQGIAVTATDVYDRDTPDGVRFVRDNVVDPDRSVYADADAIYARNLPPELHRPALAVARAVDADFLFTTLGGDQPAVPVERKTIREGTLYVARAIDDGYSSH from the coding sequence GTGTCCCACTCTCGCCGCAATCTCCGGCCAATGCGCGATTACCTGTGCGACTACGAGCGGGTCGTCGAAGTCGGGATCGGCCGCCGGACCGACCTCGCGGCGGCGCTCGCCCAACAGGGGATTGCCGTCACCGCAACGGACGTCTACGATCGCGACACCCCCGACGGCGTGCGGTTCGTCCGCGACAACGTGGTCGACCCCGATCGATCGGTCTACGCCGACGCGGACGCCATTTACGCGCGGAACCTGCCGCCGGAACTCCACCGGCCCGCGCTCGCGGTCGCCCGCGCGGTCGACGCCGACTTCCTGTTCACGACGCTGGGCGGCGACCAGCCCGCCGTCCCGGTCGAGCGAAAGACGATTCGAGAGGGGACGCTGTACGTCGCGCGAGCGATCGACGACGGGTATAGCAGCCACTGA
- a CDS encoding multicopper oxidase family protein, translating to MDDTDRTVPRRRVLRVGGATLVGIAGLANGIGSANRKRAAQEDDEGPRAETLVASSGQVDVGSDDSLETWLYDEQIPGPELRVSEGETLRVSLENGLPEETTIHWHGVPVPNPMDGVPDVTQEPVSSDETFEYEYEASPAGTYVYHSHVGLQLDRGLYGPLIIEAESPHVEYDREYTLQIDDYLPEEPALDSIEAPPGGGDGMGPDGGPGGDGDGMGPGGNGGPGGNGDGMGPGGNGDGMGPGGNGDGMGPGGNSDGMDPGGNGDGMGPGDGMGPGDGMGPGSQMQSQRPPYEGLLVNGRLPSDPPVFDVEEGDRVRLRFINPSSATTYRVGIGGHPLTVTHADGRPVEPVEVNSFVMSMGERYDAIVEADAPGEWAIVADPVVGTEDPAEARLRYEGASEDGAAERPQFDGPELEYGDLQALESLDLDGDPDRTFDLTLSGRMMGGADSDAWTIDGETYPDADPLEISEGEHVRVRMINRSPAIHPMHLHGHFFQVGDAVKDTVLVAPHGDQVTFDFLADNPGDWLFHCHNVYHLERGMARVFEYV from the coding sequence ATGGACGATACTGATCGAACCGTCCCGCGACGGCGGGTGTTGCGCGTCGGCGGCGCGACGCTGGTCGGAATCGCTGGACTCGCGAACGGAATCGGATCGGCGAATCGTAAGCGGGCCGCACAGGAAGACGACGAGGGGCCACGAGCCGAAACGCTGGTCGCGTCGAGCGGGCAGGTCGACGTCGGATCTGACGACAGCCTCGAGACGTGGCTGTACGACGAGCAGATCCCCGGTCCGGAACTCCGCGTGAGCGAGGGGGAGACGCTCCGCGTCTCGCTCGAGAATGGGTTGCCCGAGGAGACGACGATTCACTGGCACGGCGTTCCCGTCCCGAATCCGATGGACGGCGTTCCGGACGTCACGCAAGAGCCCGTCTCGTCGGACGAGACGTTCGAGTACGAGTACGAGGCGTCGCCGGCGGGTACGTACGTCTACCACAGCCACGTCGGGTTGCAACTCGACAGGGGCCTCTACGGACCGCTGATTATCGAAGCAGAATCGCCACACGTCGAGTACGATCGCGAGTACACCCTGCAGATCGACGATTACCTCCCGGAGGAGCCGGCGCTCGACTCGATCGAAGCGCCACCGGGCGGTGGTGACGGGATGGGTCCCGACGGCGGACCGGGCGGAGACGGTGATGGTATGGGCCCCGGCGGAAACGGTGGCCCTGGCGGTAATGGCGACGGTATGGGCCCTGGCGGTAACGGCGATGGAATGGGCCCTGGCGGTAACGGCGATGGAATGGGCCCTGGCGGTAACAGCGACGGTATGGACCCTGGCGGTAACGGCGATGGCATGGGGCCCGGCGACGGCATGGGGCCCGGCGACGGCATGGGGCCCGGTAGTCAGATGCAGAGCCAGCGCCCGCCGTACGAGGGACTGCTCGTCAACGGACGTCTCCCCTCTGATCCGCCGGTGTTCGACGTTGAGGAGGGCGATCGCGTTCGTCTCCGGTTTATCAACCCCAGCAGCGCGACGACCTATCGCGTCGGCATCGGCGGCCACCCGCTGACCGTCACGCACGCCGACGGGCGACCGGTCGAACCCGTCGAGGTGAACTCGTTCGTCATGAGTATGGGCGAACGCTACGACGCGATCGTCGAGGCCGACGCCCCGGGCGAGTGGGCGATCGTCGCGGACCCCGTCGTCGGAACCGAGGACCCCGCGGAGGCGAGACTTCGGTACGAGGGTGCGTCCGAGGACGGGGCCGCCGAACGGCCGCAGTTCGACGGCCCGGAACTCGAGTACGGCGACCTCCAGGCGCTCGAGTCGCTGGATCTCGACGGGGATCCGGATCGGACGTTCGACCTCACGCTATCGGGCAGGATGATGGGGGGCGCTGACTCCGACGCGTGGACCATCGACGGCGAGACGTATCCGGACGCCGATCCGCTCGAGATCAGCGAGGGCGAGCACGTTCGAGTCCGGATGATAAATCGAAGCCCAGCGATCCACCCGATGCATCTCCACGGCCACTTCTTCCAGGTGGGCGACGCGGTCAAGGACACCGTTCTCGTCGCGCCACACGGCGATCAGGTAACGTTCGACTTCCTGGCGGACAACCCCGGCGACTGGCTGTTCCACTGTCACAACGTCTACCACCTGGAACGGGGGATGGCCCGGGTATTCGAATACGTGTGA
- a CDS encoding metalloprotease family protein — MLALAFIGFFVQLLTFPGVVVHEFAHKKACDYVGVPVLDVAYFRLGSPAGYVQHLEPERYRETFAISVAPFLVNTLVAFALFLGLATAIAANGGDGVEPSAAGTTGLVLFWLGISVGMHSFPSTGDANTLWSRSRAEWRGSPVVLLGIPVVVVIYVVNLLSRLWADLIYAVGLLLLASWVVGIGAF, encoded by the coding sequence ATGCTCGCACTCGCGTTCATCGGATTCTTCGTCCAGTTGCTCACGTTCCCCGGCGTCGTCGTCCACGAGTTCGCCCACAAGAAGGCGTGTGACTACGTCGGCGTTCCCGTCCTCGACGTGGCGTACTTTCGGCTGGGGTCGCCGGCGGGCTACGTCCAGCACCTCGAACCCGAGCGGTACCGGGAGACGTTCGCGATCAGCGTCGCTCCGTTTCTCGTCAACACGCTCGTCGCGTTCGCCCTGTTTCTCGGGCTGGCGACGGCGATCGCCGCGAACGGTGGCGACGGAGTCGAGCCGTCGGCGGCCGGGACGACAGGGCTCGTGCTGTTCTGGCTGGGAATCAGCGTCGGAATGCACTCGTTCCCGAGTACGGGCGACGCGAACACTCTCTGGAGCCGATCGCGGGCGGAGTGGCGCGGGTCGCCGGTCGTCCTGCTCGGGATTCCGGTCGTCGTCGTGATCTACGTCGTGAACCTGCTCTCGCGGCTGTGGGCCGATCTCATCTACGCAGTGGGACTGCTGTTGCTGGCCTCGTGGGTCGTCGGGATCGGCGCGTTCTGA
- a CDS encoding DUF7289 family protein has product MWQNWRGSGDDTDRGVSPIVGITLLFGMVFVGAILVFVMGSAMFDTVGSEVDREKVHLCMGEADHRLGTVVATRTEQPMAFDDPDCQPEVVEEGALEITWFNSSDEDPDWDNESRTVSEDLGALKFELDDRTIAHQGGGIWERTDSGARVVKAPNVGFDGNETLQLDFMQLDSVEAAGSQSKAQHDYESGSSAVENLTSAVETSDGEDFALRIESRYAEAWERHLEREAEGVDKWNVSVTRKDDEVVMKVEDIGDVPADPHFLIDRDYGLTTHDEGYPHAIENNRVEQGDRFRINASLTNYGDTESDVEATISIWNESELVEERTIESKNEYDTGESVFTGEHEKWDNNHFFHVGSEGEHGIDLTPGEEYTYDVETGPGGDSLVERGTFLVVDEPPEFAIQNVDIDGPVTPRESLTVDARIKNQGEQHKQFVWLEGFDGNVVDIGELELDRNEQKTVTLEWGSVDVPAEPDEAEITVGTETDSETVDVDIDPLLEVSDIEVLDDPVEEGDPVTVRADIEAIGGETEQDVVLEGFDGTEVDRRSVTVSGSETVTLQYDDVGEPTGRVTVRTDDDEMEEVVVVDRDGPVCGAVSYDGSGTGSDPYQVSTVDELQCIDDQGLDAHYELVDDIDAHGTEYWNDGAGFEPIGDQWFWGNEFAGDFDGNGHAIKGLHIHRPDENFVGLFAINEYFDDSGPGVGEGSKIHDLRLENVSVHGQQVTGGLIGAAGGVIENVRVSGEVTAEYQEVGGIAGSAHNADLDNRLVSEATVKGGVPAAATHEVYHPWGADNMGIGGIVGSTGYNTEVSTAYSLADVEGPFAVGGIVGWTSDFASDNEQMYWAEGDIELTADPWEIEDYLNWMGRPVHSADNTGGAIFGRGDDANDGFDDSVYYNVDDHESAFGEHVIGEQIDVTGRHTHEMQGLNATDPGKLGNLHYEEDGGPWVAIPDTYPRFAWELEAEGVFEVEIDDIEEDVTAGETATIDVTVTSRYQDRDEESVTQTITLTNPDGQIVDTEQVTLESSLDEDDEKEISLVWQTDFGDDGVGNVTVRSDDREDSAQIEIDSIDDRTGESDSSVDDIVGGDSEIDIDVDAVEVS; this is encoded by the coding sequence ATGTGGCAGAACTGGCGGGGAAGCGGTGACGACACCGATCGGGGTGTGAGCCCGATCGTCGGTATCACCTTGCTGTTCGGGATGGTGTTCGTCGGAGCAATTCTCGTGTTTGTCATGGGGTCGGCGATGTTCGACACGGTCGGGTCGGAAGTCGATCGCGAGAAAGTCCATTTGTGTATGGGCGAAGCGGACCACCGGCTCGGCACCGTTGTGGCGACGCGAACCGAGCAACCGATGGCGTTCGACGATCCGGACTGTCAACCCGAGGTGGTCGAGGAGGGAGCACTCGAGATCACGTGGTTCAACAGTTCAGATGAGGACCCGGACTGGGACAACGAGAGCCGAACCGTCTCCGAAGACCTCGGCGCACTCAAGTTCGAACTCGACGATCGAACGATCGCCCACCAGGGCGGCGGCATCTGGGAACGTACCGACTCTGGAGCCAGGGTCGTGAAAGCCCCGAATGTTGGGTTCGACGGCAACGAGACGCTGCAGTTGGATTTCATGCAACTCGATTCGGTGGAGGCCGCTGGATCGCAGTCGAAAGCCCAACACGACTACGAGAGCGGCTCAAGCGCGGTCGAAAACCTCACGTCTGCTGTCGAAACGAGTGACGGGGAGGATTTCGCACTGCGGATCGAAAGCAGGTATGCCGAGGCGTGGGAACGACACTTAGAACGTGAAGCCGAGGGTGTCGACAAGTGGAACGTCAGCGTGACCCGCAAAGACGACGAAGTCGTGATGAAGGTCGAGGACATCGGTGACGTCCCGGCCGATCCGCACTTCCTGATTGACCGGGATTACGGACTAACCACTCATGACGAAGGGTACCCACACGCGATCGAAAACAATCGCGTCGAACAGGGAGACAGGTTCCGTATCAACGCGTCGCTGACGAATTACGGAGATACGGAGAGTGACGTCGAGGCGACGATCTCGATCTGGAACGAGTCCGAACTCGTCGAAGAGCGAACGATCGAGTCCAAAAACGAGTACGATACCGGTGAGAGCGTATTCACCGGCGAACACGAAAAGTGGGACAATAATCACTTCTTCCACGTGGGATCCGAGGGAGAACACGGCATCGATCTCACGCCGGGAGAGGAGTACACGTACGACGTTGAAACCGGCCCCGGCGGCGACTCGCTCGTCGAGCGAGGGACGTTTCTCGTCGTCGACGAACCCCCCGAGTTTGCGATCCAAAACGTCGACATCGACGGACCAGTCACGCCGAGAGAGTCGCTAACGGTCGACGCCAGGATCAAAAACCAAGGTGAACAACACAAGCAGTTCGTCTGGCTAGAAGGATTCGACGGCAACGTCGTCGACATCGGCGAACTCGAACTCGATCGGAACGAGCAGAAGACGGTAACACTCGAGTGGGGAAGCGTCGACGTCCCTGCAGAGCCCGACGAAGCCGAGATCACGGTCGGAACGGAAACCGACAGCGAGACCGTAGACGTGGACATCGATCCGCTGCTGGAAGTGAGCGACATCGAGGTGCTCGACGATCCGGTCGAAGAAGGCGACCCGGTGACGGTTCGGGCCGACATCGAGGCGATCGGCGGTGAGACAGAGCAGGACGTCGTTCTGGAAGGATTCGACGGAACCGAAGTCGATCGACGGAGCGTGACCGTGTCGGGAAGCGAAACCGTGACGCTCCAGTACGACGACGTCGGAGAGCCGACCGGCCGGGTCACGGTCAGGACGGACGATGACGAGATGGAGGAAGTGGTCGTCGTCGATCGAGACGGTCCCGTCTGTGGCGCAGTCAGTTACGACGGGAGCGGAACGGGATCCGATCCGTATCAGGTGAGCACCGTCGACGAACTCCAGTGTATCGACGACCAGGGACTCGACGCTCATTACGAACTCGTCGACGACATCGACGCCCACGGGACGGAATACTGGAACGACGGGGCCGGGTTCGAGCCGATCGGCGATCAGTGGTTCTGGGGCAACGAGTTCGCCGGTGATTTCGACGGCAATGGACACGCGATCAAGGGGCTCCACATCCACCGCCCCGACGAAAATTTCGTCGGGTTGTTCGCCATCAACGAGTACTTCGACGACAGCGGCCCGGGCGTGGGTGAGGGATCGAAGATCCACGACCTTCGACTCGAGAACGTCTCGGTCCACGGGCAGCAGGTTACCGGCGGGCTGATCGGCGCAGCCGGTGGCGTCATCGAGAACGTTCGCGTGAGCGGTGAGGTCACGGCCGAATATCAAGAAGTCGGTGGGATCGCCGGCTCCGCCCACAACGCCGACCTCGACAATCGGTTGGTTTCTGAGGCGACGGTCAAGGGAGGCGTTCCGGCCGCGGCGACTCACGAGGTGTACCATCCGTGGGGAGCCGACAACATGGGTATCGGCGGGATCGTCGGCTCGACCGGCTACAACACGGAAGTGTCGACCGCGTACTCGCTGGCGGACGTCGAGGGACCGTTCGCGGTCGGTGGGATCGTCGGCTGGACCTCCGACTTCGCCAGCGACAACGAGCAAATGTACTGGGCCGAAGGCGACATCGAGTTGACGGCGGATCCGTGGGAAATCGAAGACTACCTGAATTGGATGGGGAGACCCGTGCATTCAGCCGACAACACGGGCGGCGCGATCTTCGGGCGCGGTGACGACGCGAACGATGGATTCGATGACAGCGTCTACTACAACGTCGACGATCACGAGTCGGCGTTCGGCGAGCACGTCATCGGAGAGCAGATCGATGTAACCGGACGGCACACCCACGAGATGCAGGGGCTCAACGCGACGGACCCCGGAAAACTCGGCAACCTCCATTATGAGGAGGACGGCGGCCCCTGGGTCGCGATTCCGGATACCTATCCACGGTTTGCGTGGGAACTCGAGGCCGAAGGCGTCTTCGAGGTCGAAATTGACGACATCGAAGAAGACGTGACCGCCGGCGAAACCGCTACGATCGATGTTACGGTCACGAGTCGATATCAAGACCGGGACGAAGAGAGCGTCACGCAGACGATCACGCTCACAAATCCCGACGGCCAGATCGTCGACACGGAGCAGGTGACGTTAGAAAGTAGTCTCGACGAAGACGATGAGAAAGAGATTTCACTCGTCTGGCAGACCGATTTCGGAGACGACGGCGTCGGCAACGTCACCGTCCGAAGCGACGATCGGGAAGATTCCGCACAGATCGAAATCGACAGTATCGACGATAGAACCGGCGAGTCAGACAGTTCTGTGGACGACATCGTCGGAGGCGATTCCGAGATTGACATCGATGTCGACGCGGTTGAGGTTAGCTGA
- a CDS encoding CARDB domain-containing protein — MPSSKILFTAAAICFLVAIAVPTAAITIGEDGAADDVALESTSPYATIDDGELTLDFAALNDRSRSEFDDVFSISVADDSIERIWLSHEVDGVTFYRDGDRNDELDESNPIVPAAGDTTSVGVAIDTHVAASGTKSFTVHVEYADEDDENADIELVDVAYSDAELGAGETLTVNATYRNYGDDRGSTIATLVVDGIVVDRQVVHVGAGETETVAFERSMDRSGTFEVGVDDRKPRSITVWPPGEPAPDFAVIEATLEADTIPRGESAAVTATIENTGNVTGETTIELAVGGAVVDTQLVELDPGEVTTVTFERQFDDPGEYAIAVSGVDAGTLTVTERELIVVLNREFTSSSAAAVVPAGVLGFLFAATGVRRRVNL; from the coding sequence ATGCCATCCAGCAAAATCCTGTTCACCGCCGCCGCGATCTGCTTTCTCGTCGCGATCGCAGTCCCAACTGCGGCGATCACGATCGGTGAGGATGGGGCAGCCGACGACGTCGCCCTCGAATCTACCTCTCCCTACGCCACGATCGACGACGGCGAACTCACGCTCGACTTCGCGGCGCTGAACGATCGATCGCGGTCCGAGTTCGACGACGTCTTCTCGATCAGCGTCGCCGACGACTCGATCGAGCGGATCTGGCTCTCTCACGAGGTCGACGGCGTAACCTTCTACCGGGATGGCGATCGCAACGACGAACTCGACGAGTCGAACCCGATCGTTCCGGCGGCCGGTGACACGACCAGCGTCGGCGTCGCGATCGATACCCACGTCGCAGCGTCCGGGACCAAATCGTTCACCGTTCACGTAGAGTACGCAGACGAAGACGACGAGAACGCCGATATCGAACTCGTCGACGTCGCCTACTCGGACGCCGAACTCGGGGCCGGCGAGACGCTCACGGTGAACGCGACCTACCGAAATTACGGCGACGATCGCGGCTCGACGATCGCCACACTCGTCGTCGACGGGATCGTGGTCGATCGGCAGGTCGTCCACGTCGGGGCGGGCGAGACCGAGACGGTCGCGTTCGAGCGATCGATGGATCGGTCCGGCACGTTCGAGGTTGGCGTCGACGATCGGAAACCCAGATCGATCACGGTCTGGCCGCCCGGCGAACCGGCGCCGGATTTCGCCGTGATCGAAGCCACACTCGAGGCCGACACCATACCCCGTGGCGAGTCGGCCGCGGTCACGGCCACGATCGAAAATACCGGGAACGTGACCGGAGAAACGACCATCGAACTCGCCGTCGGCGGCGCCGTCGTCGACACGCAACTCGTCGAACTCGACCCCGGCGAGGTGACGACGGTGACGTTCGAGCGCCAGTTCGACGACCCGGGCGAGTACGCGATCGCGGTCAGCGGCGTCGACGCGGGAACCCTCACCGTCACCGAGCGGGAGCTGATCGTGGTGCTGAACCGCGAGTTCACCTCCTCATCGGCGGCGGCCGTCGTGCCGGCGGGGGTGCTCGGGTTCCTGTTCGCCGCGACCGGCGTCCGTCGACGAGTGAATTTATGA
- a CDS encoding ribosome biogenesis/translation initiation ATPase RLI has translation MADDSIAVVDLDRCQPDRCSYECKNYCPPNRTGKECITLRGEEAAQGQPDQVHISEEICLGESCGICVEKCPFDAIEIINLPQELQDDPAHRYGENAFSLYGLPAPQEGQVTGILGPNGIGKTTAVRILAGELEPNLGRHEESPGWDEVLEAYRGTELQDYIADVRDGEVTVARKPQYVDQIPEQFDGNTRELLERTNERDALDDLVERLSIGPVMEQSIDDLSGGELQRVALAATLARDTDFYFLDEITPYLDIGQRVTAARLIRELAEEENRSMLVVEHDLAILDLLADTLHVAYGEPGAYGVITAPKSVRNGINEYLSGYLENENMRIRPDPIEFEEHAPRTATHGDVLVEYPDLRKSYGDGEFTLDVEGGEIRENEVLGIVGPNGIGKSTFAKLLTGDLEPTTGDADLDLEISYKPQYVTIDQHMRVDAFLSSITDQFGSSYWNTEIAQPLQLERIMEQNLSDLSGGERQRVAIAACLSDSADLYLLDEPSAHLDVEQRVQATSAIRRYAEQQDATVMVIDHDIYTIDLLADRLMVFDGEPAVNGRASAPQPMRDGMNEFLANLEVTFRRDERTSRPRINKPESQLDREQKREGEYYYAP, from the coding sequence ATGGCCGACGACAGCATCGCCGTCGTCGACCTCGATCGGTGCCAGCCCGATCGGTGTAGCTACGAGTGCAAGAACTACTGCCCACCGAACCGGACGGGCAAGGAGTGTATCACGCTCCGGGGCGAGGAGGCCGCCCAGGGCCAGCCAGACCAGGTCCACATCTCCGAAGAGATCTGTCTGGGCGAGAGCTGTGGCATCTGCGTCGAGAAGTGTCCCTTCGACGCGATCGAGATCATCAACCTGCCCCAGGAACTGCAGGACGACCCCGCCCACCGCTACGGCGAGAACGCGTTCTCGCTGTACGGCCTCCCCGCACCCCAGGAAGGACAGGTCACGGGGATCCTCGGGCCGAACGGGATCGGGAAGACGACCGCCGTCCGCATCCTCGCGGGCGAACTCGAGCCCAACCTCGGTCGCCACGAGGAGTCGCCCGGGTGGGACGAGGTGCTGGAAGCCTACCGCGGCACCGAGCTCCAGGACTACATCGCGGACGTCCGGGACGGCGAGGTTACCGTCGCCCGGAAACCCCAGTACGTCGACCAGATCCCCGAGCAGTTCGACGGCAACACCCGCGAGTTGCTCGAGCGGACCAACGAGCGCGACGCGCTGGACGACCTGGTCGAACGGCTCTCGATCGGTCCCGTCATGGAGCAGTCGATCGACGACCTCTCCGGCGGGGAACTCCAGCGCGTCGCGCTGGCGGCGACGCTCGCGCGGGACACGGACTTCTACTTCCTCGACGAGATTACGCCCTACCTCGACATCGGCCAGCGGGTCACCGCGGCGCGGCTGATCCGCGAACTCGCCGAGGAGGAGAACCGATCGATGCTCGTCGTCGAGCACGACCTCGCGATCCTCGACCTGCTCGCGGACACGCTCCACGTCGCCTACGGTGAACCCGGCGCGTACGGTGTCATCACGGCCCCCAAGTCGGTCCGCAACGGGATCAACGAGTACCTCTCGGGCTACCTCGAGAACGAGAACATGCGGATCCGGCCGGACCCGATCGAGTTCGAGGAACACGCGCCCCGGACCGCGACCCACGGCGACGTTCTCGTCGAATACCCCGACCTCAGGAAGAGCTACGGCGACGGCGAGTTTACCCTCGACGTCGAGGGCGGCGAGATCCGCGAGAACGAAGTGCTCGGCATCGTCGGCCCGAACGGGATCGGGAAGTCGACGTTCGCGAAACTGCTGACCGGCGATCTGGAGCCGACGACGGGTGACGCCGATCTCGACCTCGAGATTTCCTACAAGCCCCAGTACGTCACCATCGACCAGCACATGCGGGTCGACGCCTTTCTCTCCTCGATCACCGACCAGTTCGGCTCCTCGTACTGGAACACGGAGATCGCCCAGCCCCTCCAGCTCGAGCGGATCATGGAGCAGAACCTCTCGGATCTCTCCGGCGGGGAGCGCCAGCGGGTCGCGATCGCGGCCTGTCTCTCCGATTCGGCGGACCTCTACCTGCTCGACGAACCCTCCGCGCACCTCGACGTCGAACAGCGGGTCCAGGCGACCAGCGCGATCCGCCGGTACGCCGAACAGCAGGACGCGACCGTCATGGTCATCGACCACGACATCTACACGATCGACCTGCTGGCCGATCGGCTGATGGTCTTCGACGGCGAACCCGCCGTCAACGGCCGCGCCAGCGCCCCACAGCCGATGCGCGACGGCATGAACGAGTTCCTCGCGAACCTCGAGGTCACGTTCCGCCGGGACGAGCGCACCTCCCGGCCGCGGATCAACAAGCCCGAGTCACAGCTCGATCGGGAGCAAAAACGCGAAGGCGAGTACTACTACGCGCCCTGA
- a CDS encoding DUF7344 domain-containing protein: protein MATTQHSSDGSTDGVAADAQSDATGIDRGEVFTLLSNQRRRYAIHYCKREDEPVELGDLAEHVAAWELDKEVDGLTSAERKRVYTSLQQTHLPTLDRADMVEFNDRTIELTENVSDLEIYLDVVPEDSIPWSTYYLGLAAVATVVMTGLWLEWIPTETVPELGWATIVIALFAVSAIVHVVQNRRMRLGETERPP from the coding sequence ATGGCGACGACACAACACAGTAGCGATGGGTCTACCGATGGCGTCGCGGCCGACGCCCAGAGCGACGCTACCGGCATCGATCGCGGCGAAGTCTTCACCCTTCTCAGCAACCAGCGCCGCCGGTACGCGATCCACTACTGCAAGCGCGAGGACGAACCCGTCGAACTCGGGGACCTCGCGGAACACGTCGCCGCCTGGGAACTCGACAAAGAGGTCGACGGGCTGACGTCGGCCGAACGAAAGCGGGTCTACACGTCCCTCCAGCAGACGCACCTGCCGACGCTCGATCGCGCGGATATGGTGGAGTTCAATGATCGGACGATCGAACTCACCGAGAACGTCTCCGACCTGGAGATCTACCTCGACGTGGTCCCCGAGGATTCGATCCCGTGGAGCACGTACTACCTCGGGCTCGCGGCCGTCGCGACGGTCGTGATGACCGGGTTGTGGCTCGAGTGGATCCCCACGGAGACGGTGCCGGAACTCGGCTGGGCGACGATCGTGATTGCGTTGTTTGCTGTTTCGGCGATCGTGCACGTGGTACAGAACCGTCGAATGCGACTCGGGGAAACGGAGAGGCCACCGTAA
- a CDS encoding archaemetzincin family Zn-dependent metalloprotease, which translates to MLVDIVPVGSVPARVKRVASSALRSVYDCDVTINESQSVPNGAYDSGRNQYCAETFIQLAERVGRGEKNIAITPHDLFYRRRNYVFGLAYLDGSGSVVSTYRLQTSSDGGFSNKSASDIFEDRVQKEIVHEIGHTYGLEHCDNNRCVMNFSPTVREVDIKEQSLCGSCQRLIS; encoded by the coding sequence ATGCTCGTCGATATCGTGCCGGTCGGCAGCGTCCCCGCGCGAGTCAAGCGGGTCGCCTCCTCGGCGCTGCGATCGGTCTACGACTGCGACGTGACGATCAACGAGTCGCAGTCGGTCCCAAACGGTGCGTACGACTCCGGCCGGAACCAGTACTGTGCGGAGACGTTCATCCAGCTCGCCGAGCGCGTCGGCCGCGGCGAGAAGAACATCGCGATCACGCCCCACGACCTCTTCTACCGGCGGCGCAACTACGTCTTCGGCCTCGCCTACCTCGACGGCAGCGGCAGCGTCGTCTCGACCTACCGCCTCCAGACCTCCAGCGACGGCGGGTTCTCGAACAAGAGCGCGAGCGACATCTTCGAGGATCGGGTCCAGAAGGAGATCGTCCACGAGATCGGCCACACCTACGGCCTCGAACACTGCGACAACAACCGCTGCGTGATGAACTTCTCCCCGACCGTCCGCGAGGTCGACATCAAAGAACAGTCGCTGTGTGGCAGCTGTCAGCGGCTGATCAGCTGA